A single genomic interval of Cucumis sativus cultivar 9930 chromosome 5, Cucumber_9930_V3, whole genome shotgun sequence harbors:
- the LOC101214372 gene encoding RNA-binding protein 25 isoform X2 produces MIRTPFPPRPPGAMGMVPGMPRPPIPGIPGVRPIIPPVVRPAILPSITPAEKPQTTIYIGRIAQSVDNDFMLSLLQLCGPVKSWKRAQDPSDGTPRTFGFCEFESAEGVLRALRLLTKLNIDGQELGLKGTQATRDYLKRYVEKKAENSKKLKETQASETKEEETDTTNVAKKETSKPSAEDSKEDHDSGEKDFDIACSAVLSDEDRDADREAKEKLTNALEERMKSRPLPPPPLLTTTDVSDNSSVEPSAKPKDGEADGDTSKPDAADDRNDEDTTSDHKQASEHDKPETSSPERSRRYDRRSRERDRERDLKRDKEREIERYERETERERARKEREQRRKFEEAERQYEECLKEWEYREREREKQRQYEKEREKEKERKRKKEILYDEDDEDDDSRRKWRRGALEEKRKKRSREKEDDSFDRQREEEEIAEAKRKAEEEQLQKLRDPPKLLPSQTISVSEKTVTAEESTIEIKVVASERESEIDSSCDNHIGDGILQNGSGDELNTIPSETRQSGGLPGKRLGFGLVGSGKRTAVPSVFHEEEDDEAHKEKKMRPLVPIDYSAEELQAVQPPSTGALPPNLAAAAEFAKRISNVNSKEEKPDSERERGRRPSEKSGHRDRNDEDTHRSKDENKATDRDRERDHVLDKVKTPDNKKLLDAKQLIDMIPKTKEELFSYDINWAIYEKHALHERMRPWISKKITEFLGEEETTLVDYIVSSTQEHVKASQMLELLQSILDEEAEMFVLKMWRMLIFEIKKVETGLAFRTKA; encoded by the exons ATGATTAGGACACCTTTTCCTCCACGGCCACCTGGTGCTATGGGCATGGTCCCAGGAATGCCACGACCTCCTATTCCTGGGATTCCGGGTGTTCGCCCAATCATTCCTCCTGTGGTTAGGCCTGCTATTCTTCCAAGTATTACACCAGCTGAGAAACCACAAACTACTATTTATATTGGTCGAATTGCTCAATCAGTGGATAATGATTTCATGCTGTCCCTTCTTCAG CTATGTGGACCAGTGAAGAGCTGGAAACGGGCCCAAGATCCTTCGGATGGAACTCCTAGAACTTTTGGATTCTGCGAGTTTGAATCTGCTGAAGGTGTTCTTCGCGCTCTACGATTACTGACAAAGTTAAACATTGATGGACAAGAACTAGGG CTAAAGGGTACTCAAGCAACAAGAGATTATCTGAAGCGTTATGTTGAAAAGAAAGCAGAGAACTCGAAGAAACTGAAAGAAACACAAGCTTCGGAGActaaggaagaagaaacagaCACAACAAATGTGgctaaaaaagaaacttcaaagCCCTCTGCAGAGGATTCAAAGGAAGATCATGATTCAGGGgaaaaagattttgatattGCCTGTTCTGCAGTCTTAAGTGATGAAGATAGAGATGCGGATCGTGAGGCAAAAGAAAAGCTTACAAATGCACTGGAGGAGAGGATGAAGTCTAGACCTCTTCCACCACCTCCTCTACTGACAACCACTGATGTCTCTGATAATTCAAGTGTGGAACCATCTGCTAAACCCAAAGATGGTGAAGCTGATGGTGATACTTCGAAACCCG ATGCAGCTGATGATAGAAATGATGAGGACACAACCAGTGATCATAAACAAGCTAGTGAGCACGACAAGCCTGAAACAAGCTCACCTGAAAGAAGTAGAAGGTATGACAGGAGAAGTCGAGAAAGAGACAGGGAGAGGGATCTGAAAAGGGATAAGGAACGGGAAATTGAGAGATATGAAAGAGAGACAGAACGGGAGCGAGCTAGGAAAGAAAgggaacaaagaagaaagtttGAGGAGGCCGAGCGACAGTACGAAGAATGTCTCAAAGAGTGGGAATATcgagaaagggagagagagaagcaGAGGCAGTATGAGAAGGAGagggagaaagagaaagagcgtaaaagaaagaaagagatattgtacgatgaagatgatgaggaTGATGattcaagaagaaaatggcGCAGAGGTGCTCTGGaggaaaagaggaagaagaggtcTAGAGAAAAGGAGGATGATTCATTCGATAGACAAAGagaggaggaagaaattgCAGAGGCCAAGAGGAAGGCTGAGGAGGAACAGCTGCAGAAACTGAGAGATCCACCTAAACTTCTACCTAGCCAGACAATTAGTGTCAGTGAGAAAACAGTTACCGCTGAAGAATCCACCATTGAGATTAAAGTTGTGGCTTCTGAACGTGAATCTGAGATTGACTCTAGCTGTGATAACCATATAG GAGATGGAATCTTACAAAATGGTAGTGGTGATGAATTAAATACGATACCATCAGAGACTCGACAGAGTGGAGGGTTGCCTGGCAAAAGGTTAGGATTTGGTTTAGTGGGATCTGGAAAGCGGACTGCTGTTCCTTCAGTTTTTCATGAGGAGGAGGATGATGAAGCAcataaagagaagaagatgaggcCGCTGGTTCCAATTGATTACTCAGCTGAGGAACTTCAGGCTGTGCAACCTCCCAGTACTGGGGCTTTGCCGCCAAATTTAGCTGCAGCAGCCGAGTTTGCAAAACGTATATCTAATGTTAATTCCAAAGAAGAGAAGCCTGACAGTGAAAGGGAGCGAGGAAGGCGTCCTAGTGAAAAGTCAGGTCATCGGGACCGAAATGACGAGGATACCCATCGCAGCAAAGATGAGAACAAAGCAACAGACAGAGATAGGGAGCGGGACCATGTTTTGGATAAAGTAAAAACACCAGATAACAAAAAGCTTTTGGATGCAAAACAGTTGATTGATATGATTCCGAAGACTAAGGAGGAGTTATTCTCATATGATATTAATTGGGctatttatgaaaag CATGCGCTACATGAGAGAATGAGACCGTGGATATCAAAAAAGATAACAGAGTTTTTGGGGGAAGAAGAAACGACTCTTGTGGATTACATAGTTTCAAGTACTCAAGAACACGTGAAGGCATCTCAGATGCTGGAGCTGCTTCAGTCAATTTTGGATGAAGAAGCTGAAATGTTTGTTCTGAAGATGTGGAGAATGCTAATCTTCgaaataaaaaaggtagagACTGGTCTAGCTTTCAGAACAAAAGCATGA
- the LOC101214129 gene encoding equilibrative nucleotide transporter 1: MGSSDENIETPLLLHLHPPNKIPKDSFNLIYITYFILGVSCLLPWNTFITAIDYFSHIYPHTHINRIFSVVYQPVLVSALLSIIFFGRRCDVRIRINLGMGLYVFSLLLMPLLEVFYIRGRVGLFNGFYVSIGAAVLCAVAEAFVHSGVVGSAGELPERYMQAVVSGFAGSGVLVSMLRLVTKAMYPRDAEGLRKSAILYFSAGITFIIVSFVFYNSTAKHPIVKHHQNLKNQEKQMKGSLFGSITKSTFWEIFNTIRIYAFGVASLFLISMSIFPGYVTEDVSSKILKDWYPITLITAYYVSDLIGKYLASIYVIKSSKITMGFCIGRVVFYPLFVGCLHGPKFLRTEVTVTILTCFLGFTNGYLTAVAMISAPKQVSFEHAEVAAILMCMSLVSGFAIGSVLAWFWVI, encoded by the exons ATGGGAAGCTCCGACGAGAATATTGAaactcctcttcttcttcatcttcatcccCCCAACAAAATTCCCAAAGATTCCTTCAATTTGATTTACATAACTTACTTCATTTTAGGCGTCAGTTGCCTTCTTCCATGGAACACTTTCATTACAGCCATCGATTACTTTTCCCACATATACCCTCATACCCACATCAATCGAATCTTCTCCGTCGTTTACCAACCCGTCCTCGTCTCCGCTCTTCtttccatcattttctttGGCCGGCGCTGTGATGTTCGAATCCGAATTAACCTTGGCATGGGTCTCTACGTGTTTTCTCTGCTTTTAATGCCTCTTTTAGAAGTGTTTTACATTAGGGGTCGAGTTGGGTTGTTCAATGGGTTCTATGTATCCATCGGAGCCGCGGTGTTGTGCGCTGTGGCTGAGGCTTTTGTTCATAGCGGCGTCGTTGGATCCGCCGGGGAATTGCCGGAGAGATATATGCAAGCTGTCGTCTCCGGCTTCGCTGGCTCTG GTGTGTTGGTGTCAATGTTGAGGTTAGTAACCAAAGCGATGTACCCACGGGACGCCGAAGGGTTAAGGAAAAGCGCAATTCTCTACTTTAGTGCGGGAATTACATTCATAATTGTCTCCTTTGTATTCTACAATTCTACAGCCAAACATCCAATTGTAAAGCATCACCAGAACTTAAAGAATCAAGAGAAACAGATGAAAGGATCTTTATTTGGATCAATAACCAAATCAACATTCTGGgaaatatttaatacaatCAGAATCTATGCCTTTGGAGTAGCCAGCTTGTTCTTGATATCTATGTCCATATTCCCAGGCTATGTAACAGAGGATGTAAGTTCaaagattttgaaagattGGTATCCAATTACACTGATAACTGCCTATTATGTGTCGGATCTGATTGGGAAATATTTGGCTTCCATCTATGTTATAAAGAGTTCAAAGATTACAATGGGATTTTGTATAGGGAGAGTGGTATTTTACCCTTTGTTTGTGGGTTGTTTACATGGTCCTAAATTCCTTAGAACTGAGGTTACAGTGACCATTTTGACCTGTTTTCTTGGATTTACCAATGGCTATTTGACTGCTGTTGCTATGATCTCTGCCCCTAAACAGGTGTCTTTCGAACACGCTGAAGTTGCTGCGATTTTGATGTGTATGTCATTGGTTTCAGGATTTGCCATTGGCTCTGTTCTTGCTTGGTTTTGGGTCATTTAA
- the LOC101214372 gene encoding RNA-binding protein 25 isoform X1, protein MADSSSSPATLDSNPQPAEPENPNSQPIKPESAASSFPPPQSLPPTSLSVGINPTLHPPLVSTLQPPLSYAPSPLSGTMAVPPTAPSFRPVPLSAHHFSPMPGTGMMNPSYSNPGVQPPGVSSVAAPAPGMVSGGTGAVPVPVPQPMMAYQVPPGQVPNQVMRPYATMPNGFAAVPTATPQGAFPLPGVPRFPSPYPGMIRTPFPPRPPGAMGMVPGMPRPPIPGIPGVRPIIPPVVRPAILPSITPAEKPQTTIYIGRIAQSVDNDFMLSLLQLCGPVKSWKRAQDPSDGTPRTFGFCEFESAEGVLRALRLLTKLNIDGQELGLKGTQATRDYLKRYVEKKAENSKKLKETQASETKEEETDTTNVAKKETSKPSAEDSKEDHDSGEKDFDIACSAVLSDEDRDADREAKEKLTNALEERMKSRPLPPPPLLTTTDVSDNSSVEPSAKPKDGEADGDTSKPDAADDRNDEDTTSDHKQASEHDKPETSSPERSRRYDRRSRERDRERDLKRDKEREIERYERETERERARKEREQRRKFEEAERQYEECLKEWEYREREREKQRQYEKEREKEKERKRKKEILYDEDDEDDDSRRKWRRGALEEKRKKRSREKEDDSFDRQREEEEIAEAKRKAEEEQLQKLRDPPKLLPSQTISVSEKTVTAEESTIEIKVVASERESEIDSSCDNHIGDGILQNGSGDELNTIPSETRQSGGLPGKRLGFGLVGSGKRTAVPSVFHEEEDDEAHKEKKMRPLVPIDYSAEELQAVQPPSTGALPPNLAAAAEFAKRISNVNSKEEKPDSERERGRRPSEKSGHRDRNDEDTHRSKDENKATDRDRERDHVLDKVKTPDNKKLLDAKQLIDMIPKTKEELFSYDINWAIYEKHALHERMRPWISKKITEFLGEEETTLVDYIVSSTQEHVKASQMLELLQSILDEEAEMFVLKMWRMLIFEIKKVETGLAFRTKA, encoded by the exons ATGGCGGattcttcatcttcccctGCTACTCTCGATTCAAATCCTCAACCTGCCGAACCCGAAAACCCCAATTCCCAGCCCATTAAACCCGAATCTGCCGCTTCTTCTTTCCCTCCACCGCAATCCTTACCACCAACATCGCTTTCTGTCGGAATAAACCCTACCCTGCATCCACCCTTAGTGTCAACGCTGCAACCACCTCTATCGTATGCTCCCTCGCCCTTATCGGGTACGATGGCTGTTCCTCCGACGGCTCCGTCTTTCCGGCCGGTGCCTCTCTCAGCTCATCATTTCTCGCCCATGCCTGGTACTGGCATGATGAACCCAAGCTATTCGAACCCTGGGGTTCAGCCTCCGGGGGTTAGCTCGGTTGCGGCGCCTGCTCCGGGTATGGTAAGTGGCGGCACAGGAGCAGTTCCAGTTCCAGTGCCACAACCGATGATGGCTTATCAAGTTCCACCGGGTCAGGTTCCGAATCAGGTGATGAGGCCGTACGCCACTATGCCAAATGGTTTTGCAGCTGTGCCAACTGCTACTCCTCAAGGGGCTTTTCCTCTCCCTG GAGTTCCACGTTTTCCTTCTCCATATCCTGGTATGATTAGGACACCTTTTCCTCCACGGCCACCTGGTGCTATGGGCATGGTCCCAGGAATGCCACGACCTCCTATTCCTGGGATTCCGGGTGTTCGCCCAATCATTCCTCCTGTGGTTAGGCCTGCTATTCTTCCAAGTATTACACCAGCTGAGAAACCACAAACTACTATTTATATTGGTCGAATTGCTCAATCAGTGGATAATGATTTCATGCTGTCCCTTCTTCAG CTATGTGGACCAGTGAAGAGCTGGAAACGGGCCCAAGATCCTTCGGATGGAACTCCTAGAACTTTTGGATTCTGCGAGTTTGAATCTGCTGAAGGTGTTCTTCGCGCTCTACGATTACTGACAAAGTTAAACATTGATGGACAAGAACTAGGG CTAAAGGGTACTCAAGCAACAAGAGATTATCTGAAGCGTTATGTTGAAAAGAAAGCAGAGAACTCGAAGAAACTGAAAGAAACACAAGCTTCGGAGActaaggaagaagaaacagaCACAACAAATGTGgctaaaaaagaaacttcaaagCCCTCTGCAGAGGATTCAAAGGAAGATCATGATTCAGGGgaaaaagattttgatattGCCTGTTCTGCAGTCTTAAGTGATGAAGATAGAGATGCGGATCGTGAGGCAAAAGAAAAGCTTACAAATGCACTGGAGGAGAGGATGAAGTCTAGACCTCTTCCACCACCTCCTCTACTGACAACCACTGATGTCTCTGATAATTCAAGTGTGGAACCATCTGCTAAACCCAAAGATGGTGAAGCTGATGGTGATACTTCGAAACCCG ATGCAGCTGATGATAGAAATGATGAGGACACAACCAGTGATCATAAACAAGCTAGTGAGCACGACAAGCCTGAAACAAGCTCACCTGAAAGAAGTAGAAGGTATGACAGGAGAAGTCGAGAAAGAGACAGGGAGAGGGATCTGAAAAGGGATAAGGAACGGGAAATTGAGAGATATGAAAGAGAGACAGAACGGGAGCGAGCTAGGAAAGAAAgggaacaaagaagaaagtttGAGGAGGCCGAGCGACAGTACGAAGAATGTCTCAAAGAGTGGGAATATcgagaaagggagagagagaagcaGAGGCAGTATGAGAAGGAGagggagaaagagaaagagcgtaaaagaaagaaagagatattgtacgatgaagatgatgaggaTGATGattcaagaagaaaatggcGCAGAGGTGCTCTGGaggaaaagaggaagaagaggtcTAGAGAAAAGGAGGATGATTCATTCGATAGACAAAGagaggaggaagaaattgCAGAGGCCAAGAGGAAGGCTGAGGAGGAACAGCTGCAGAAACTGAGAGATCCACCTAAACTTCTACCTAGCCAGACAATTAGTGTCAGTGAGAAAACAGTTACCGCTGAAGAATCCACCATTGAGATTAAAGTTGTGGCTTCTGAACGTGAATCTGAGATTGACTCTAGCTGTGATAACCATATAG GAGATGGAATCTTACAAAATGGTAGTGGTGATGAATTAAATACGATACCATCAGAGACTCGACAGAGTGGAGGGTTGCCTGGCAAAAGGTTAGGATTTGGTTTAGTGGGATCTGGAAAGCGGACTGCTGTTCCTTCAGTTTTTCATGAGGAGGAGGATGATGAAGCAcataaagagaagaagatgaggcCGCTGGTTCCAATTGATTACTCAGCTGAGGAACTTCAGGCTGTGCAACCTCCCAGTACTGGGGCTTTGCCGCCAAATTTAGCTGCAGCAGCCGAGTTTGCAAAACGTATATCTAATGTTAATTCCAAAGAAGAGAAGCCTGACAGTGAAAGGGAGCGAGGAAGGCGTCCTAGTGAAAAGTCAGGTCATCGGGACCGAAATGACGAGGATACCCATCGCAGCAAAGATGAGAACAAAGCAACAGACAGAGATAGGGAGCGGGACCATGTTTTGGATAAAGTAAAAACACCAGATAACAAAAAGCTTTTGGATGCAAAACAGTTGATTGATATGATTCCGAAGACTAAGGAGGAGTTATTCTCATATGATATTAATTGGGctatttatgaaaag CATGCGCTACATGAGAGAATGAGACCGTGGATATCAAAAAAGATAACAGAGTTTTTGGGGGAAGAAGAAACGACTCTTGTGGATTACATAGTTTCAAGTACTCAAGAACACGTGAAGGCATCTCAGATGCTGGAGCTGCTTCAGTCAATTTTGGATGAAGAAGCTGAAATGTTTGTTCTGAAGATGTGGAGAATGCTAATCTTCgaaataaaaaaggtagagACTGGTCTAGCTTTCAGAACAAAAGCATGA
- the LOC101213644 gene encoding probable xyloglucan endotransglucosylase/hydrolase protein 33 — MGFSRGIMELPLLSFIFLCMLFVAPSCSRYYTPPSVPRLTDLVPRVSTDQCFAKIFGASNIQLRNNGSSVDLTLDKVSGAGLVSRNKYHYGFFSASIKLPSGLTSGVVVAFYLSNADVYPHSHDEIDIELLGHDKRKDWVIQTNIYANGSVKTGREEKFYLWFDPSLKYHDYTIIWNNYHTVFLVDNVPVRELRNSEVFYPSKPMSVFVTIWDGSEWATHGGKYPVDYKHAPYTASFEEMEINGGILTPKATVPSSSKANVSGPDTAEGPEFIKLSQQQVDAMDWARRKLMFYSYCKDTSRYKVLPPECK; from the exons ATGGGATTTTCGAGAGGAATAATGGAATTGCCACTTTTGAGCTTCATCTTTTTGTGCATGTTATTTGTTGCTCCTTCTTGTAGTAGATATTACACGCCTCCGAGCGTCCCACGTTTGACGGATCTCGTTCCTCGTGTCTCAACGGATCAATGCTTTGCTAAGATTTTTGGGGCCTCGAATATCCAGCTGAGGAATAATGGGTCCTCTGTCGATCTCACTCTCGACAAAGTTTCTg GTGCTGGTTTGGTCTCAAGAAACAAATATCATTATGGATTCTTCAGTGCTTCAATCAAGCTTCCATCAGGTCTCACTTCAGGGGTTGTAGTGGCTTTTTAT TTGTCGAATGCAGATGTTTATCCCCATTCTCATGATGAGATCGACATAGAGCTGTTGGGGCATGACAAGAGAAAAGATTGGgtaattcaaacaaatatttatgcCAATGGAAGCGTTAAGActggaagagaagagaaattcTACCTTTGGTTTGATCCCAGCTTGAAGTACCATGATTACACCATCATTTGGAACAACTATCATACAGT GTTTCTGGTGGATAACGTTCCAGTAAGGGAGCTGCGAAATTCTGAAGTGTTTTATCCATCAAAGCCTATGTCAGTTTTCGTCACAATATGGGATGGTTCAGAATGGGCAACTCATGGAGGAAAATACCCAGTTGACTACAAGCATGCACCATATACAGcttcttttgaagaaatggaaatcAATGGAGGTATATTAACACCAAAGGCAACTGTTCCTTCAAGTTCCAAAGCCAATGTATCGGGCCCAGATACCGCGGAGGGTCCAGAATTTATCAAGCTATCACAGCAGCAAGTAGATGCAATGGATTGGGCAAGGAGGAAGCTCATGTTCTACTCCTACTGTAAAGATACATCTCGATACAAAGTTCTACCACCTGAGTGCAAATAG
- the LOC101213886 gene encoding U-box domain-containing protein 19, whose amino-acid sequence MIPRSKDFQRRIMSSPAIRPCECTPPATLLTSLINLTRTICSYRYKFFGSNKKNAIKSIRQIGILLSFFEELQDRSSDEFSDLIVLVMSELHLIFQKILYLLEDCALEGARLFMLMKSELIANRFRLLVRSVALALEIFPLDSMGVSVDVVEYVELVIKQTRRAKFGIEGEDEEILNEVKSILTLFDNRIVPNSSKIKCVLDYIGVKSWSLCNKEVKFLDSEIEFEWSNQDETEVSFLSNLMGLMNYCRCMLFDVVDSEADGHVDECRIENMECLNPDDFRCPISLDFMFDPVTLVTGQTYERSSIQKWFRTANLTCPNTGERLKNREVVPNLALRRIIRQYCSKNSIPFPESSKQKPDLTRTIAPGSPIVKNIIIFLADFLANFLESGTLEEKNRAAFEIKLLSKASLFYRCCLVKIGLIPNLLQLLRSEDNLTQKNAIAAVLNLSKHSKSKKIIAENRGLEAIVHVLMTGYKVESRQFAAGTLFYMASIEEYRKLIAEIPNTLPGLLNLLKDNADRSKKNAMVAIYGLLMHSDNHRKVLSSGAVPLLVNLIETCESEILISDSMEILASLAGKPEGTAAILRSGALNSIMKFLNSCSSITGREYSVSLLVALCLNGGSEVIGVIAKNQTVISSVYSVVSEGTSRGKKKANSLIRVLHEFTELESSNSEATHRLQDRIVQAW is encoded by the coding sequence ATGATTCCACGATCAAAAGATTTCCAACGCCGGATCATGTCGTCTCCGGCAATACGACCATGCGAATGCACGCCTCCCGCCACGTTACTCACGTCTTTGATCAATCTCACTCGAACAATTTGTAGTTACCGCTACAAATTCTTTGGCAGCAACAAGAAAAACGCGATTAAATCAATTCGTCAAATTGGAATCCTTCTCTCATTCTTTGAAGAGCTTCAAGATCGAAGCTCCGATGAATTTTctgatttgattgttttagTAATGTCGGAGCTTCATTTAATCTTCCAGAAGATTTTGTATCTGTTGGAGGATTGTGCCCTAGAAGGTGCTCGTTTGTTTATGCTCATGAAATCGGAACTCATTGCGAATCGGTTTCGGCTTTTGGTCCGATCTGTTGCTTTGGCTTTGGAGATTTTTCCGTTGGATTCGATGGGTGTCTCTGTTGATGTTGTGGAATATGTGGAATTGGTGATTAAGCAAACGCGAAGGGCGAAATTCGGAATTGAGggtgaagatgaagagatTCTCAACGAGGTAAAATCGATTCTTACGTTATTTGATAACCGTATTGTTCCGAATAGTAGTAAAATCAAATGCGTTCTTGATTATATTGGGGTTAAATCATGGAGTTTGTGTAATAAGGAAGtgaaatttttggattcagaaattgaatttgaatggtCGAATCAGGATGAAACAGAGGTTTCGTTCTTAAGCAACTTAATGGGTTTGATGAACTACTGTCGATGTATGTTATTCGATGTTGTCGATAGCGAAGCGGATGGACATGTCGATGAATGTAGAATCGAAAACATGGAATGTTTAAACCCGGATGATTTTCGATGCCCAATTTCATTGGATTTCATGTTTGATCCTGTGACACTCGTAACAGGGCAAACTTATGAGCGTTCTTCCATTCAAAAATGGTTTCGGACTGCAAATTTGACCTGTCCCAATACAGGGGAGAGGTTGAAGAACAGAGAAGTCGTCCCGAATTTAGCTCTCCGTCGGATAATTCGACAATACTGTTCTAAAAATTCAATTCCTTTTCCAGAATCAAGCAAACAAAAACCCGATTTAACAAGGACGATTGCTCCGGGTTCTCCCATTGTTAAGAATATCATTATATTTCTGGCAGATTTTTTAGCTAACTTTCTGGAATCAGGAACGTTAGAAGAGAAGAACAGAGCTGCTTTTGAGATCAAGCTTCTATCAAAAGCAAGTCTTTTTTATCGTTGCTGTTTGGTAAAAATTGGTCTAATTCCAAATTTACTCCAGCTTTTGAGATCTGAAGATAATTTAACACAGAAGAATGCCATTGCAGCTGTGCTGAATCTTTCAAAGCATTCCAAAAGCAAGAAAATTATAGCGGAAAACAGAGGATTAGAAGCAATTGTACATGTTTTAATGACGGGCTACAAAGTAGAATCCCGTCAATTTGCTGCTGGTACTCTTTTCTACATGGCTTCCATTGAAGAATACCGAAAACTCATTGCCGAAATCCCAAACACGCTTCCGGGTTTGTTGAATTTACTCAAAGACAATGCAGATCGTAGTAAAAAGAATGCAATGGTTGCAATTTATGGGCTTCTTATGCATTCTGACAACCACAGGAAAGTGCTTTCCTCTGGAGCAGTTCCATTGTTGGTGAATTTGATTGAAACTTGTGAATCTGAAATTCTGATATCAGATTCAATGGAGATTCTTGCATCTCTAGCCGGAAAACCAGAAGGAACCGCAGCAATTTTGCGAAGTGGAGCATTGAATTCAATcatgaagtttttaaattcatgTAGCTCAATTACTGGACGAGAGTACTCGGTTTCTTTACTGGTAGCTCTGTGCCTTAATGGGGGATCTGAGGTAATTGGTGTTATTGCAAAGAATCAAACTGTGATTTCGTCGGTTTATAGTGTTGTAAGTGAAGGAACAAGTcgagggaagaagaaggcCAATTCTTTGATTAGAGTTCTTCATGAATTCACTGAGTTAGAGTCATCAAACTCCGAGGCGACTCATCGTCTTCAAGATCGAATTGTTCAAGCTTGGTAA